In one Cercospora beticola chromosome 1, complete sequence genomic region, the following are encoded:
- a CDS encoding uncharacterized protein (antiSMASH:Cluster_7): MLDIVPTDFCSLPMIIDSGSHATAEQAASSSPCPQNKATSTATEAPKTQELFESSEGHDDEDDATVADVILEHVENAVVNFPCSLANAFTSKLRHACMTVLKHTESSVLQETADTFPYDDDARFLD, encoded by the coding sequence ATGCTGGATATTGTGCCTACAGACTTTTGCAGTCTGCCGATGATTATCGACAGTGGCTCGCACGCGACTGCAGAACAAGCAGCATCCAGCTCACCCTGCCCACAGAATAAAGCTACATCAACAGCGACCGAAGCTCCTAAAACACAGGAACTCTTCGAATCGAGCGAAGgccacgacgacgaagatgatgcgaCGGTCGCGGACGTCATTCTGGAACACGTGGAGAATGCTGTCGTGAACTTCCCCTGCTCGCTAGCGAACGCCTTCACCAGCAAGCTCCGCCACGCCTGCATGACTGTGCTCAAGCACACCGAGAGCAGTGTACTGCAGGAGACAGCAGATACGTTCCCATATGACGATGACGCTCGATTCCTCGATTGA
- a CDS encoding uncharacterized protein (antiSMASH:Cluster_7) — protein MFRAQSSPMDDAIVKATDENLTSENWEYILDVCDRVSANPSGAAQATAALIKRLAHRNANVQLYTLELANALSQNCGLPLHRELASKAFTDALLRLAADRTTHAQVKQKVLERMGSWSDEFRSSPELGIMEQAYQKLRTQQPGLMPPSKPTKKEISSDDRRKEDEELQMALALSIKDKGPVNGTTQSNDSKEQQVQNTQSQQPTQQGTTAATVSRVRALYDFTPSEPGELAFRKNDIIAVLESVYKDWWKGSLRGQTGIFPLNYVEKLQDPTKEELERDAQMEAEVFGEIKNVEKLLALLSVGSEGGGRRGEREEEEISELYQRTLSIRPKLIELIARYSQKKDDFTQLNEKFIKARRDYEALLESSMSQPPQHQQYPIRSRPPPQFQHQQPPYGAPQHQPQGYPQGHPQNAQQPAQPFSPSQQHLPPQQDPQRYYSPAPAERTTAQQPGFTSPYPPQNAPPPNAAASVPAPFHFIPGGVQSPPPNEVRRKPSPNAAPGGPYDAYNAPQGFQGQIRPNSIHTLNSGNPQELATGGYESPIDNRHSYPSAQMGQPVQPPAQTYNAYPTPQQPYHSGQAPPAQANVSRDDLSRQRTHSFENPPAFADGQMPQQQQQQQQQHPAGPGGPSSPGVAQYQAYQPQPSVPSGGGGGKEADPGDFYR, from the exons ATGTTTCGCGCGCAGAGCTCCCCCATGGATGATGCGATCG TCAAGGCCACGGACGAAAATCTTACGAGCGAGAATTGGGAATACATTCTCGATGTCTGCGATCGCGTGTCGGCCAACCCATCTGGCGCCGCACAAGCGACCGCCGCCCTGATCAAGCGACTTGCTCACCGAAATGCAAATGTTCAACTTTATACCTTGGAGCTCGCGAACGCCCTCTCTCAGAACTGCGGACTTCCCCTCCACCGCGAACTCGCCTCCAAAGCCTTCACCGATGCGCTGCTCCGACTGGCGGCCGACCGAACCACACATGCTCAGGTCAAACAGAAAGTACTCGAGCGCATGGGCAGCTGGTCAGATGAGTTCCGCTCATCGCCAGAGTTGGGCATCATGGAGCAGGCATATCAGAAGCTGCGGACGCAGCAGCCTGGTCTCATGCCTCCAAGCAAGCCCACTAAGAAAGAGATCAGTAGCGACGATAGGCgcaaggaggatgaggagcttCAGATGGCGCTAGCGCTAAGTATTAAGGACAAGGGACCAGTCAATGGCACGACGCAGAGCAACGATAGCAAGGAGCAACAAGTGCAAAACACACAGTCGCAGCAGCCCACACAGCAAGGTACTACGGCTGCGACAGTGAGCCGAGTAAGGGCTCTTTACGATTTCACCCCTTCTGAGCCTGGCGAGCTTGCTTTCCGAAAGAACGATATCATTGCGGTCCTGGAGTCTGTATATAAAGATTGGTGGAAAGGCAGTCTGCGTGGACAGACGGGTATCTTCCCGCTGAACTACGTGGAGAAATTGCAAGACCCAACGAAGGAGGAGCTAGAGAGGGATGCACAGATGGAAGCTGAAGTATTCGGTGAGATCAAGAACGTAGAAAAGTTGCTAGCCCTGCTCAGCGTAGGCTCCGAAGGAGGTGGCAGGCGGGGAGaaagagaggaggaagagatcaGCGAGCTGTATCAGAGAACACTGAGCATTCGACCAAAATTGATCGAACTCATTGCGAGATACTCGCAGAAAAAAG ACGACTTTACACAGCTCAACGAGAAATTCATCAAGGCAAGGAGGGATTACGAGGCATTGCTCGAATCGTCTATGTCTCAACCGCCACAGCACCAGCAGTACCCCATCCGATCGCGGCCTCCGCCCCAATTCCAACATCAACAGCCGCCCTATGGGGCGCCTCAGCATCAACCGCAGGGGTATCCACAAGGCCACCCGCAAAATGCGCAACAGCCCGCGCAGCCATTCTCGCCAAGTCAGCAGCATCTACCTCCTCAGCAGGATCCGCAGCGATATTACTCGCCTGCGCCCGCAGAGCGAACGACCGCGCAACAGCCTGGCTTTACAAGTCCGTATCCTCCGCAGAATGCACCTCCGCCAAACGCGGCGGCGAGCGTACCAGCTCCGTTCCACTTCATACCAGGAGGCGTTCAATCACCTCCTCCGAATGAAGTGAGACGGAAACCAAGCCCAAATGCAGCACCGGGCGGCCCCTACGATGCATACAATGCTCCACAAGGTTTTCAAGGCCAGATTCGACCAAATTCGATACACACCTTAAACTCTGGCAACCCACAAGAACTTGCCACGGGAGGTTACGAGTCGCCGATTGACAACCGACATTCATATCCTTCTGCGCAGATGGGCCAGCCAGTGCAGCCACCCGCTCAGACTTACAATGCTTACCCCACGCCACAGCAGCCATATCACTCTGGCCAAGCACCTCCAGCGCAAGCGAACGTGAGCAGAGACGATCTCAGCAGGCAGCGAACGCACAGCTTCGAGAATCCACCTGCATTCGCCGACGGACAAatgccacagcagcaacagcagcagcagcagcagcacccagCAGGACCGGGCGGACCCAGCAGCCCAGGTGTTGCTCAATATCAAGCCTATCAGCCGCAGCCCAGTGTACCGTCAGGAGGAGGTGGCGGCAAAGAAGCAGACCCGGGCGATTTCTACAGGTAG
- a CDS encoding uncharacterized protein (antiSMASH:Cluster_7): MAEQKEFTYSDVSEHTSKKDLYLVIHDKVYNSSSFVDEHPGGEEVLLDVGGQDATEAFEDVGHSDEAREILEGLLIGTLKRQEGDPKPKTAAQQVADARKSASQSGGLGVGVYAIVLVGAALAFFAYQQLQSSQNKA, encoded by the exons ATGGCCGAGCAAAAGGAGTTCACCTACTCGGATGTCAGCGAGCACACCTCCAAGAAGGACCTGTACCTCGTCATTCACGACAAAGTCTACAACAGTTCGAGCTTCGTCGATGAGCACCC AGGTGGTGAGGAAGTTCTGCTAGACGTCGGTGGGCAAGATGCCACCGAAGCATTCGAAGATGTTGGCCACAGTGACGAGGCACGAGAGATCCTGGAAGGCCTCTTGATCGGCACGTTGAAGCGACAG GAAGGAGACCCAAAGCCAAAGACTGCCGCCCAACAAGTTGCCGATGCTCGCAAATCCGCTTCCCAGTCTGGGGGCCTCGGTGTCGGAGTTTACGCCATTGTGTTGGTTGGTGCTGcccttgccttcttcgcttatCAACAGCTCCAGTCGAGTCAGAACAAGGCATAG
- the TEF1 gene encoding translation elongation factor EF-1 alpha (SMCOG1190:GTP-binding protein LepA~antiSMASH:Cluster_7) yields MGKEKTHINVVVIGHVDSGKSTTTGHLIYKCGGIDKRTIEKFEKEAAELGKGSFKYAWVLDKLKAERERGITIDIALWKFETPKYYVTVIDAPGHRDFIKNMITGTSQADCAILIIAAGTGEFEAGISKDGQTREHALLAYTLGVKQLIVAINKMDTTKWSEDRYNEIIKETSSFIKKVGYNPKTVPFVPISGFNGDNMIDNSTNCPWYKGWEKETKTKSTGKTLLEAIDAIDPPQRPTEKPLRLPLQDVYKIGGIGTVPVGRVETGIIKAGMVVTFAPAGVTTEVKSVEMHHEQLTEGLPGDNVGFNVKNVSVKEIRRGNVAGDSKNDPPKGCDSFNAQVIVLNHPGQVGAGYAPVLDCHTAHIACKFSELLEKIDRRSGKSIENSPKFIKSGDAAIVKMVPSKPMCVEAFTDYPPLGRFAVRDMRQTVAVGVIKSVAKSDKGGAGKVTKAAQKASKK; encoded by the exons ATGGG TAAGGAGAAGACTCACATCAACGTCGTCGTTATCGGCCACGTCGACTCCGGCAAGTCGACAACCACCGGTC ACTTGATCTACAAGTGCGGTGGTATCGACAAGCGTACCATTGAGAAGTTCGAGAAG GAAGCAGCTGAACTCGGCAAGGGTTCCTTCAAGTATGCCTGGGTGCTCGACAAGCTGAAGGCCGAGCGTGAGCGTGGTATCACCATTGATATCGCCCTCTGGAAGTTCGAGACTCCAAA GTACTACGTCACTGTCATCGATGCCCCAGGTCACCGTGATTTCATCAAGAACATGATCACTGGTACCTCCCAGGCTGACTGCGCCATTCTCATCATTGCTGCCGGTACTGGTGAGTTCGAGGCTGGTATCTCCAAGGATGGCCAGACTCGTGAGCACGCTCTTCTCGCCTACACCCTTGGTGTCAAGcagctcatcgtcgccatcaaCAAGATGGACACCACCAAGTGGTCCGAGGACCGTTACAACGAGATCATCAAGGAGACCTCCTCCTTCATCAAGAAGGTCGGCTACAACCCAAAGACCGTCCCATTCGTCCCGATCTCTGGTTTCAACGGCGACAACATGATCGACAACTCCACCAACTGCCCATGGTACAAGGGCTGGGAGAAGGAGACCAAGACCAAGTCCACTGGCAAGACCCTCCTGGAGGccatcgatgccatcgacCCACCTCAGCGACCAACTGAGAAGCCTCTCCGTCTCCCACTCCAGGATGTGTACAAGATTGGTGGTATTGGCACGGTCCCAGTCGGTCGTGTCGAGACCGGTATCATCAAGGCCGGTATGGTCGTCACCTTCGCCCCAGCTGGTGTCACCACCGAAGTCAAGTCCGTCGAGATGCACCACGAGCAGCTCACTGAGGGTCTTCCTGGTGACAACGTCGGCTTCAACGTCAAGAACGTCTCCGTCAAGGAGATCCGTCGTGGCAACGTTGCCGGTGACTCCAAGAACGACCCACCAAAGGGCTGCGACTCCTTCAACGCCCAGGTCATCGTCCTCAACCACCCAGGTCAGGTCGGTGCCGGTTACGCTCCAGTCCTCGACTGCCACACTGCCCACATTGCCTGCAAGTTCTCTGAGCTCCTCGAGAAGATCGATCGTCGTTCCGGCAAGTCCATTGAGAACAGCCCCAAGTTCATCAAGTCTGGTGACGCTGCCATCGTCAAGATGGTGCCATCCAAGCCAATGTGCGTTGAGGCTTTCACCGACTACCCACCACTCGGTCGTTTCGCCGTCCGTGACATGAGACAGACCGTCGCCGTCGGTGTCATCAAGTC TGTTGCCAAGTCCGACAAGGGTGGTGCAGGCAAGGTCACCAAGGCCGCCCAGAAGGCTTCCAAGAAGTAA
- a CDS encoding uncharacterized protein (antiSMASH:Cluster_7), which produces MQRGVRVEGSREELDWADATDCAWQRPASVEPSVHLSYTSRARSMEAYTVLLFAFIFSLLLAISWSASLIARITDPPPGKVPPRPPFKDAPTTRNTA; this is translated from the coding sequence ATGCAGAGGGGAGTGAGAGTGGAGGGCAGTCGCGAGGAGCTCGATTGGGCAGACGCGACAGACTGTGCTTGGCAACGGCCGGCTTCGGTCGAGCCCAGCGTGCACTTGAGCTACACTTCACGAGCCCGCAGCATGGAAGCGTACACGGTGTTACTATTcgccttcatcttctccttACTGCTGGCCATCAGCTGGAGCGCGAGCCTCATTGCCCGCATCACTGACCCTCCGCCCGGCAAAGTCCCACCCCGTCCGCCGTTCAAAGATGCGCCAACCACTCGGAACACTGCGTGA
- a CDS encoding uncharacterized protein (antiSMASH:Cluster_7): MPPKDKYTDPELRDKVKEELKASDKGGEPGQWSARKAQMMAAEYKKRGGGYTTDKKDKDESQQNLTNWGEEEWQTKDGEGKAKQDDGTEKRYLPKKAWEQMTEKEKEETDQKKQEESKQGKQHVANTPKAKDSRKKAQSNGSKNDGDDKATTSNQRGSRSQTKNAEAKKNSQGAAQGKSKDENEDDDDDDDSQSQEEPAKSAKTGQKRKNNEEHDSEPKSKTKKSNGTIGSKHMDATEPAQKGSKDRLPKEGQQIQWKAMPGWIDGKVKEILKKGKKVDEKQVKASEDDPKIVLISNKSGKICVHKPEACYYDDE; the protein is encoded by the exons ATGCCGCCCAAAGACAAGTACACGGATCCAGAGTTGAGAGATAAGGTCAAGGAGGAATTGAAGGCCAGCGACAAAGGAGGAGAGCCTGGGCAATGGAGCGCTCGCAAG GCTCAAATGATGGCGGCAGAATACAagaagagaggaggaggctACACAACCGACAAGAAGGATAAAGATGAGTCTCAGCAGAACTTGACAAACTGGGGCGAGGAAGAATGGCAGACCAAG GACGGCGAGGGAAAAGCGAAGCAAGACGACGGTACTGAAAAGCGTTATTTGCCAAAGAAGGCCTGGGAGCAAATgaccgagaaggagaaggaagagactGATCAGAAA AAGCAAGAAGAATCGAAGCAAGGCAAACAGCACGTGGCGAATACTCCAAAAGCAAAAGACAGCCGCAAGAAAGCGCAATCGAATGGCTCCAAGAACGATGGAGACGACAAAGCGACCACGAGCAACCAAAGAGGCTCTAGAAGCCAGACGAAAAATGCggaggcaaagaagaacAGCCAAGGTGCTGCTCAGGGCAAGAGCAAGGACGAgaatgaagatgatgatgacgatgatgacagcCAGTCTCAAGAGGAGCCTGCCAAATCCGCCAAAACTGGACAGAAACGCAAGAACAACGAAGAGCACGACTCCGAACCAAAGTCAAAGACTAAGAAGAGCAACGGAACTATTGGCTCCAAGCACATG GATGCCACTGAGCCCGCTCAGAAGGGCTCGAAAGATCGCTTGCCAAAGGAAGGACAGCAAATTCAATGGAAAGCGATGCCAGGTTGGATAGACGGGAAAGTTAAGGAGATCctgaagaagggcaagaaggtggATGAGAAGCAGGTAAAAGCTTCTGAAGACGATCCGAAGATTGTGCTCATTTCGAACAAGAGTGGCAAGATCTGTGTTCACAAGCCGGAGGCTTGCTACTACGATGATGAGTGA
- a CDS encoding uncharacterized protein (antiSMASH:Cluster_7), translating to MVKLSDTKGGDWEEMAKVYKQLTVEISSRPIGVMLDKANALLPFSEATGIHDNGCGPGPVISRIIADYGSVLPKNCDLSASDFAEAMIAQVRQTKNEEIDKDPDSPWARVDVSLLDAMDLQGINDGSKSHVLAGWVYFMTPSPQKCLEESMRVLKSGGVLSCSSWQNSEWLQLMNLVQEIRPEAPVPEIPEGWRSAKGLLAEVEGAGFQQVEAVEVDVEMAFETHEALLEILTAKMPHMVKLLSSWSEGEVKRLRSLMSERLKKVCPEEPGKLSGVALVAVGRKA from the exons ATGGTTAAACTAAGCGACACCAAAGGCGGCGACTGGGAAGAGATGGCCAAAGTCTACAAGCAACTGACAGTAGAAATCAGCTCGCGACCGATTGGAGTCATGCTCGACAAGGCAAATGCTCTGCTACCGTTCAGCGAAGCCACCGGGATTCACGACAATGGCTGTGGTCCAGGTCCAGTCATCTCGCGCATTATCGCTGATTATGGTTCTGTACTTCCAAAGAATTGCGATTTGAGTGCATCAGACTTTGCAGAAG CGATGATCGCTCAAGTTCGGCAGACAAAAAATGAAGAGATCGATAAAGATCCGGACAGCCCTTGGGCACGGGTCGATGTGTCATTGTTGGATGCAATGGATCTGCAAGGCATCAACGACGGATCGAAAAGTCACGTATTGGCAG GCTGGGTCTACTTCATGACGCCCTCACCTCAAAAATGCCTAGAAGAAAGCATGCGGGTACTCAAATCCGGTGGTGTACTATCATGTTCATCCTGGCAAAATTCCGAATGGCTCCAATTGATGAACTTGGTCCAAGAGATCCGACCTGAAGCTCCGGTGCCCGAGATCCCGGAGGGATGGAGATCCGCCAAAGGACTTCTTGCAGAAGTGGAAGGTGCAGGTTTCCAGCAGGTTGAAGCCGTGGAGGTTGATGTTGAGATGGCTTTTGAGACTCATGAAGCGTTGCTGGAGATCCTGACTGCGAAAATGCCTCATATGGTGAAGCTTCTGAGCAGTTGGTCGGAAGGCGAGGTTAAGCGGTTGAGATCATTGATGAGTGAACGATTGAAGAAGGTCTGTCCTGAGGAGCCGGGCAAGTTGTCTGGTGTCGCGCTTGTGGCTGTAGGTCGAAAGGCGTAG
- a CDS encoding uncharacterized protein (antiSMASH:Cluster_7), translating to MGIFRTALAATGWTSLGATAGYVLWTRKTSIVDVPPTDYLFNSTLFARYNPNNAPVTQDLAIRRVPLTQIKPELLEKEGRLTEAFCAGVWSGLGFAYQRRFLEKKYRSDPVTADHLWDTKDLQSSTYEPGTKITDHFEVVSKTANSIIVRCGDSPRLTDVRESDGLFEMSAEIKKDEGFAEFGLKSIFYNGLAQPDQTANPGQGPMSNWIQWLHQQYDKVLMETALNNVTK from the exons ATGGGCATCTTCAGGACGGCACTCGCAGCCACGGGCTGGACCTCTCTTGGTGCGACGGCGGGCTATGTGCT CTGGACACGCAAGACCTCGATCGTTGATGTGCCGCCTACCGACTACCTCTTCAATTCCACCTTGTTCGCCAGATACAACCCGAACAATGCCCCCGTGACGCAGGATCTCGCCATACGGCGCGTTCCCCTAACCCAAATCAAGCcggagctgctggagaaAGAGGGCAGATTGACAGAGGCATTCTGTGCAGGCGTGTGGAGCGGGCTGG GATTCGCATACCAGCGTCGCTTCCTCGAGAAAAAGTATCGATCCGACCCCGTTACCGCCGACCATCTGTGGGATACCAAAGACCTGCAATCCTCCACCTATGAGCCAGGAACCAAAATCACCGATCATTTCGAGGTTGTATCCAAGACCGCGAACTCAATCATTGTGCGCTGCGGAGACTCCCCGCGCTTGACGGACGTGAGGGAGAGCGATGGCCTCTTCGAGATGAGCGCCGAGATAAAGAAAGACGAGGGATTCGCAGAGTTTGGACTCAAGTCCATCTTCTACAACGGTCTCGCACAGCCTGACCAGACTGCAAACCCAGGTCAAGGTCCAATGTCGAACTGGATCCAGTGGCTGCACCAGCAGTATGACAAGGTGTTGATGGAGACTGCCTTGAACAATGTGACCAAATAG
- the STE20 gene encoding signal transducing kinase of the PAK (antiSMASH:Cluster_7~SMCOG1030:serine/threonine protein kinase) — translation MTRRLKKAPPTRQRQSASAPKKRDQHAATPATAAAAAPHPPSHAPVHLASRQNSSAAGDLSLSAALRPPQQHHLPQQRPPSLHQHLPHHPGAAFVARPLSVTHRTSRELIGDNFDADTLLAINAISYATHSQPAAAPPPALTLAAPDAALEQHPPFETAPSLAQDTQPAPPPDSLRVDAPNANPAVRLSQILAVAAMDGPTSPAGINPRQRYSDETKESKVLKKKSGFSSLVSSLVGTPRKPTISAPENPVHVTHVGYDQETGEFTGLPKEWQRTLQANGISEQEQKKNPQAIIDVVTFFNENNDNGSDDWTYHKFDHAKPQDSPQSYQSSLSPGGGYVTSPPASPRFPKNEGESFENPRAPPPVPRGTSQGYGMSSPISPQMNGNLVPLRPAPRPPGSQSTTMVPQRPAPPVPSPQREHPRLDDGLPAVRYAPPTVTDISSNTQPMQSRSRANTGPSYHSQSQQPSPISSPQQYQQQQEQAMKAAQQALKQQTLERSQSQRHPTNNGLHQQQQQHSQLAAPSDSRQVPHPAAVDPRVGPAPRPRQRPRQSITNAEVLSKLQQICNAADPTKRYRNLIKIGQGASGGVYTAFEVGTNKCVAIKQMNLEQQPKKDLIINEILVMKDSKHKNIVNFMDSFLVKGDLWVVMEYMEGGSLTDVVTFNMMSEGQISAVCRETLHGLQFLHSKGVIHRDIKSDNILLSLEGSIKLTDFGFCAQINESHMKRTTMVGTPYWMAPEVVTRKEYGRKIDIWSLGIMAIEMIEGEPPYLTESPLRALYLIATNGTPTIKEEHNLTPVFRDFLQFALKVDPEKRASAHDLLKHAFIQTAEPLATLAPLVKAARLARAEERKNKGG, via the exons ATGACGAGACGGCTCAAGAAAGCCCCTCCTACACGACAGCGTCAATCCGCGTCCGCGCCAAAGAAGCGAGACCAGCACGCCGCGACtcctgctactgctgctgctgctgcacctcACCCGCCCTCGCACGCGCCCGTCCACCTTGCCTCGCGCCAGAACTCCTCTGCTGCCGGCGACCTCTCGCTCTCCGCCGCCCTGcgcccgccgcagcagcaccacctccCCCAGCAGCGCCCGCCGTCGCTGCACCAACATCTCCCGCACCACCCCGGCGCAGCCTTCGTCGCCCGTCCGCTCTCGGTGACACATCGCACTTCACGTGAGCTCATCGGCGACAACTTCGATGCCGACACGCTGCTGGCCATAAACGCCATCTCGTACGCGACCCACTCCcaacctgctgctgctccacctCCCGCTTTGACGCTTGCAGCCCCAGACGCGGCGCTCGAACAACATCCACCTTTTGAGACTGCGCCGTCCCTGGCGCAGGATACCCAGCCCGCTCCGCCGCCAGACTCGCTTCGCGTCGACGCCCCCAACGCCAACCCCGCTGTGCGACTGTCGCAAATCCTCGCCGTCGCAGCCATGGACGGCCCCACGTCGCCGGCCGGCATCAACCCGCGACAGAGGTACAGCGACGAGACAAAGGAGAGCAAAGTCTTGAAAAAGAAGAGCGGTTTCTCGAGCCTGGTATCGAGCTTAGTAGGCACGCCGCGGAAACCCACCATATCAGCACCAGAAAACCCTGTGCACGTCACGCACGTTGGCTATGATCAAGAGACTGGAGAGTTCACG GGCCTTCCCAAAGAATGGCAGAGGACACTGCAGGCCAATGGCATCAGCGAACAGGAACAGAAGAAGAATCCCCAGGCCATCATTGATGTAGTCACCTTCTTCAACGAGAACAACGATAATGGCAGCGATGACTGGACATACCACAAGTTCGACCATGCAAAGCCGCAGGACAGTCCGCAGAGCTATCAGTCCAGCCTGAGTCCAGGAGGAGGGTATGTCACGAGCCCGCCCGCAAGCCCTAGGTTCCCCAAAAACGAAGGCGAGAGCTTCGAAAACCCCAGAGCACCACCACCCGTACCGCGCGGGACAAGTCAAGGCTATGGCATGAGCTCACCAATCAGTCCCCAGATGAACGGTAACCTGGTGCCCTTGCGGCCTGCACCTCGCCCGCCTGGCAGCCAGTCTACCACAATGGTTCCGCAAAGACCAGCACCTCCTGTTCCGAGCCCTCAACGAGAGCACCCCAGACTTGACGATGGCCTACCCGCGGTCAGATACGCGCCGCCCACCGTGACCGATATCTCGTCCAATACGCAACCCATGCAAAGTAGGAGTCGAGCCAATACGGGTCCGTCATACCACAGCCAATCTCAGCAGCCGTCTCCGATCTCTTCTCCGCAGCAAtaccaacagcaacaagaacAAGCCATGAAGGCAGCACAACAAGCGCTCAAACAACAGACTCTGGAGCGTTCGCAATCGCAGCGTCACCCCACAAACAATGGcctgcaccagcagcagcaacaacactcACAGCTAGCTGCGCCTTCCGACTCCCGACAAGTGCCCCATCCCGCCGCCGTGGACCCAAGGGTCGGACCTGCTCCTCGGCCGCGGCAGCGACCACGACAGTCCATCACGAACGCAGAAGTGCTCAGCAAGTTGCAGCAAATCTGCAATGCGGCAGATCCCACCAAAAGATACCGCAATCTGATCAAAATAGGTCAGGGAGCTTCTGGTGGCGTCTACACCGCGTTCGAGGTCGGCACCAATAAATGCGTCGCGATCAAACAGATGAACTTGGAACAACAGCCCAAAAAGGATCTGATCATTAACGAAATTCTGGTCATGAAGGACAGCAAGCACAAGAATATCGTGAACTTCATGGACAGCTTTCTGGTCAAAGGCGACCTCTGGGTTGTGATGGAATACATGGAGGGAGGCAGTCTGACTGATGTGGTGACGTTCAACATGATGTCGGAAGGCCAGATCTCGGCTGTGTGCCGCGAGACGCTGCACGGTCTGCAATTCCTGCACTCGAAAGGCGTGATTCACCGTGATATCAAGTCCGACAACATTTTGCTGTCACTGGAGGGCAGCATCAAACTCACAGATTTTGGTTTTTGCGCACAGATTAACGAATCGCACATGAAGCGAACAACGATGGTCGGCACCCCTTACTGGATGGCGCCTGAAGTCGTGACAAGAAAAGAGTACGGCCGCAAGATCGATATATGGTCGCTGGGCATCATGGCCATTGAAATGATCGAGGGCGAGCCCCCGTATTTGACGGAATCGCCACTGCGCGCTCTGTATCTCATCGCCACCAATGGCACGCCCACCATCAAGGAGGAGCACAACCTTACCCCCGTCTTCCGTGATTTCCTGCAGTTTGCGCTCAAGGTCGATCCCGAGAAGAGAGCGTCGGCGCATGATTTGCTCAAG CATGCGTTCATCCAGACAGCTGAACCTTTGGCAACACTAGCACCGCTGGTCAAGGCTGCCAGGCTCGCCCGAGCAGAGGAGCGAAAGAACAAGGGAGGCTGA
- a CDS encoding uncharacterized protein (antiSMASH:Cluster_7), protein MNGDSEQRPGGKYASYVPHDLKYSAEFEDALMSVVLNPPASPDGIRVISEDSSEQSTEGVSIRMKDIPPESLPVIAETDLPLPLDDPRRIFASPVPGIKLTHPGGYLEGGPGLDPDMDTFPEDFFNNHPHARTTDRLAATVDKKIEELMGELQDRMRKREDAIKENGEVEKKLEELMLQHAMELKVHKKLADDRRAKREAKEKRRAEREGGPS, encoded by the coding sequence ATGAATGGAGACTCAGAACAGCGACCGGGTGGCAAGTACGCTTCGTACGTACCACACGACCTCAAATACAGCGCCGAATTCGAGGACGCCTTGATGAGCGTTGTGCTCAACCCTCCAGCGTCACCAGACGGAATTCGCGTGATCTCGGAGGACAGCTCTGAGCAGTCAACGGAAGGCGTATCAATACGCATGAAAGACATCCCGCCCGAGAGCCTGCCAGTCATTGCCGAGACTGATCTCCCACTGCCTTTGGACGACCCGCGACGCATCTTTGCCAGCCCTGTGCCTGGCATTAAGCTCACCCACCCGGGCGGCTACCTCGAAGGTGGTCCTGGTCTTGATCCTGACATGGATACGTTTCCCGAGGACTTTTTCAACAACCACCCGCACGCACGTACGACCGACCGCTTGGCTGCCACGGTAGACAAGAAGATTGAGGAGCTCATGGGGGAATTGCAGGACAGGATGCGCAAACGCGAGGATGCGATCAAGGAGAATGGTgaagtggagaagaagctggaagagtTAATGTTGCAGCACGCCATGGAGCTCAAGGTGCACAAGAAGCTCGCCGATGATAGACGAGCGAAGCGGGAGGCCAAAGAGAAGCGGCGTGCCGAGCGTGAAGGTGGCCCGTCCTAG